The Clostridium bornimense genome includes a region encoding these proteins:
- a CDS encoding phosphodiester glycosidase family protein yields the protein MEFFKKPYRWAIIVTIIIISFSTFVLLDTFVIPKSKETVESYNSDSNTTSANKSESDTTKETESVVSENSYSDDNIEISIETERKDETTYYVADITIKDKALLKTAFAENTYGRNIKEKTSEIAKEHNAILAINGDFYGFRDAGYVLRNGISYRETKRTSDNDEALVIDNDGNFKIINENNTDMDELGSDIWQIISFGPALIKDGEIVVDANDEVAKSMNSNPRTAIGQVAPLHYIAVVSDGRTSESKGFSLEELAEVFKEKGCTVAYNLDGGGSSSMVFMGEVINKPTTNGKRIEEREVSDIVYIGY from the coding sequence TTGGAGTTTTTTAAAAAACCATATAGGTGGGCAATAATAGTCACAATTATAATAATATCTTTTTCAACTTTTGTGTTGCTAGACACCTTTGTTATACCTAAATCGAAAGAAACTGTTGAAAGTTATAACAGTGATAGTAATACAACATCAGCTAATAAGAGTGAAAGTGATACAACAAAAGAAACGGAATCTGTGGTTTCAGAGAATAGTTACTCTGATGACAATATTGAAATATCTATTGAAACAGAGAGAAAGGATGAAACAACTTATTATGTTGCGGATATTACAATAAAAGATAAGGCTTTACTAAAAACAGCTTTTGCGGAAAATACTTATGGCAGAAATATTAAGGAAAAAACATCGGAAATTGCAAAAGAGCATAATGCTATTCTTGCTATAAATGGAGATTTTTACGGATTTAGGGATGCTGGTTATGTTTTACGTAATGGAATATCATACAGGGAAACAAAGAGAACTTCTGATAATGATGAAGCTTTGGTAATTGATAACGATGGTAACTTTAAAATTATAAATGAAAATAACACTGATATGGATGAATTAGGTAGTGATATATGGCAAATAATTTCTTTTGGACCAGCATTAATTAAAGATGGGGAAATTGTAGTAGATGCTAATGACGAAGTAGCTAAGTCTATGAATAGTAATCCAAGAACTGCTATAGGACAAGTTGCACCGCTACATTATATTGCTGTTGTATCAGATGGTAGAACTAGTGAAAGTAAAGGATTCTCTCTTGAAGAGTTAGCAGAAGTATTTAAAGAAAAAGGATGCACTGTCGCATATAATTTAGATGGTGGAGGATCTTCATCAATGGTATTTATGGGGGAAGTAATAAATAAGCCTACAACAAATGGTAAGAGAATTGAAGAAAGGGAGGTTAGTGATATTGTTTATATCGGATATTAG